In Salipiger sp. CCB-MM3, the genomic stretch AGCGCCTCGTGCTTGCCGCGCTCGACCACACGGCCCTGCTCCAGCACCACGATATGATCCGCGTCGCGCACGGTATTGAGCCGGTGCGCGATGACCAGCGTGGTCCGCCCGACCGCCAGCCGAGACAGCGCCGCCTGCACCTCGCGCTCTGTCGTGCGGTCGAGCGCCGAGGTCGCCTCGTCGAGCAGCAGGATCGGCGGGTTCTTCAGAAAGACCCGCGCGATGGCCACCCGCTGGCGCTGGCCGCCCGACAGCATCACGCCGCGCTCGCCCACCACCGTATCGAGCCCTTTGGGCAGGGACTCGACCAGCGGGCCAAGCTGGGCATGCGCCACGGCGGCGAGGATGTCCGCTTCGGTCGCGCCGAGTTTGCCGTAGGCGATATTGTCGCGCAGCGTCCCGCCGAACAGAAAGACATCCTGCGAGACCAGCCCGATCTGGCTGCGCAGCGAGGCGAGGGTCATCTTGTGGACCGGCACACCGTCGATGCGGATCTCGCCGCCCGTGGGCTCGTAGAACCGTGGCAGCAGCGCCATCAGGCTCGACTTGCCCGCGCCCGAAGGCCCGACCAGCGCCACCGTCTCGCCGGGATGGATGTCGAGCGAGACATCATGCAGCACCCCGCGCGCACCGTCATAGGCAAAGCTGACCTGATCGAAGGTGATTTCGCCGCGAAATTTCGGGGCTTCCTGCGCGTCCGGTGCGTCAGCGATATCGGCCTCGGTTTCCAGCAATTCGGTGTAGCGGCGGAAGCCAGCGATGCCGCGCGGGTAGGTTTCCATCACCGCGGCGATCTTCTCCAGCGGGCGGAAGAAGACGTTGACCAGCAGCAGGAAGCCGACAAATCCGCCCTCGCTGAGCGAGCCACCAAAGACGAAGCCCGCGCCCGCCACCATCACCACCACCTGCACCAGCCGCATGCCGCCGTAATGCAGGGCGGTGAGCTTGGCCATGACACGGTACGCGTCGAGCTTGGTTTCGCGGTAGCGCCGGTTGTCCTCTTCGAAAAGCGCGCGCT encodes the following:
- a CDS encoding ABC transporter ATP-binding protein; amino-acid sequence: MLRQFFAYYRPHMRLFWLDFGSAVASGLLELAFPLAIAGFIDHLLPGGDWTLTILAAIGLVLVYLVNAGLMIVVTYWGHKLGINIETEMRSRAFAHLTKLSWRWYDRAETGKLVARVTRDLEEIGEVAHHGPEDLFIAIMTFAGAFGLMAWIHLPLALMTLVIVPVMVWLVAVYGGRMTRAWQEIYGRVGAFNVRLEESLGGIRVVQAFSNEPHERALFEEDNRRYRETKLDAYRVMAKLTALHYGGMRLVQVVVMVAGAGFVFGGSLSEGGFVGFLLLVNVFFRPLEKIAAVMETYPRGIAGFRRYTELLETEADIADAPDAQEAPKFRGEITFDQVSFAYDGARGVLHDVSLDIHPGETVALVGPSGAGKSSLMALLPRFYEPTGGEIRIDGVPVHKMTLASLRSQIGLVSQDVFLFGGTLRDNIAYGKLGATEADILAAVAHAQLGPLVESLPKGLDTVVGERGVMLSGGQRQRVAIARVFLKNPPILLLDEATSALDRTTEREVQAALSRLAVGRTTLVIAHRLNTVRDADHIVVLEQGRVVERGKHEALIEAKAAYYELAS